GGAGAAGAAGGCCTTTGATGAGCAGGAGGCCAGGTGGGAGGCGGCCACGGCTGAAATCCGCGCCAAGATGGATGCGCTCACCAAGCCAGACATCGACGCGCGGGTGAAAACCTGGCGCGTCAGTTTCACCGAGGACTTGCAGGCGATGACGTTCAAGCCCGCGGACCAGCGTGATGCGCTGGAGAAACAGCTCGCCGGACTCTGTGAGCGCCAGTTGGATTTCGCGCGCGGGTCATTTGACCCGATGAAGGACATCAAGAGTGAAGAAGCCAAGGCGGAATACAAGGCGCTCAAGGATGAACTCAACAAGTTCCAGCACCTGAAACCGAAACCACTGGCTGATGCCTTTGTGGCCACGGATGCGGGGCCGGAAGCGCCTGCCAACAGGCTGATGACACGCAAGGGCGATCTGGCGATCGAACCCGGCTTCCTTGCCATCGTGGACCCGAAGCCGCCAAAGATCACGCCGACGCAGACCTCCACCGGACGCCGCAGGGCGCTCGCCGACTGGATCACGCGGGCGGACAACCCGCTCTCCACACGCGTCATCGTGAATCGTGTGTGGCAGTATCATTTTGGACGCGGCATCGTCTCGTCAGCCAGTGAGTTTGGCACGCTGGGCGAGCCGCCGTCGCATCCCGAACTGCTCGATTTTCTCACGGCGAAGTTTGTGGCTGGAGGCTGGCATTTCAAAGCATTGCATCGCGAGATCATGCTCTCTGCCACCTATCGTCAGACAGCGCGGCGCGAGCCGGATGAAACGGCGGCAAAGGTCGATCCAGCGAACCGCTATCTGTGGCGCTTCAATCCGCGCCGCCTGGATGCGGAGCAGGTGCGCGACGCCATGCTGGCGGTCAGCGGCGAACTCGATCTCACGGCCGGAGGACCTGCCAGCGACGGCAATGGCACACGCCGCTCGGTTTACACGCGGAAGAAGCGCAACAGCCCGAACGATCTGCTGCTCGCTCTCGACATGCCGGCCGGTTTTGCGAGCACCGCCGAGCGGCAGAGCACGACGACGCCGACACAGGCGCTGCAACTGCTCAATGGCGACTGGGTGCGCGCCCGCGCTCGGAAGCTCGCTTCAAGCGTGAAGGGCATCGACGACGTCTGGCTGGCAGTGCTGGGACGACTCCCCACGGAGAAGGAGCGGGCCACGGCGAATGCTTTCCTCCAGACGCAAATGGGCAGGGCCAAGCCAGCCGCCCCCGGCACCGAAGTCGCTGAAAGTGGCGACTCTGGCAGGGGATTTAAGTTCAACAGCCCACATGAACGTTTGCTCGTGCGTGCCAGCGAGAGGGAGGGCGACGAGTTCACCGTCGAATCCATCGTGAAGCTCGACAGCGTCGATGTGAATGCCGAGCTGCGCACCCTGGTCTCGCATTGGGATGGCGGAAAGGCCAGCCTGGAATCCTTTGGCTGGAGCATTGATGTCACCGGTCAAAAGTCGCGTTACAAGCCGCGCAACATCCTCATGCAATTGGTTGGCGAGGACGAGAATGCGAACATTGGCTATCAGGTCGTGGCTTCTGACATCCACATCGAGGTGGGCCGCCGCTATCACATCGCGGTGCAGGTTTCCAGCGCCCGACACAGCGTCACCTTCACCGTGCGTGATCTCGACACGCCCGGGGCCGCTGCGCAGTCCGCCGTGGTGCCGATGGACCGTCTTTCGAAGATCAGCCAAGGCGCTTCACCGATCTTCCTCGGCGGTCTGAGCAAGCGCACGCCGACGCGGCAATGGGACGGCCAGATCGAGGCCCTGCGAATCGTGGCGGGCCACACCGCCGACAACGCGCTCAACACCGATCCCGAGAAATGGAATGCCGGCCTCTTCATCTGGCGTGCCGCTGATCCGCCAAGCTCGCAGTTCACCTGGAGCGGGGCGGACTCCCAGGCCGCGCAGGATGATGACCCATTGCTCAAGGCCATGACCGGTCTCTGCCAGATGCTGCTGACCACGAACCAGTTCTTCTACCTTCATTAAAGTCGTCAAATCACCCCGTTCTCCCAAGGCCATGCACTGCCATCGCTACGATCTCCCCACCTCGCGCCGAGACTTCCTGCAAACTGCCGGTTGCGGCTTCGGCGCCGTCGCGCTTGCGGCGCTCATGGGCGACGAGGCCAAGGCCGCGCCGGTGCGCCTGCCACAACGCGCCGCCAGGGCGAAGAGCGTCATCTTTCTCTTCATGGAAGGCGGCCCGAGCCACCTCGACACCTTCGACCACAAGCCGCTGCTGAACCGGCTGGCCGGTCAATCACTGCCCGCGAGTTTCAAGACTCCGCTCACGGCGGCGGGAGAGGCAAAGTCGCCTCTGCTTGAATGCAAACGCACCTGGAAGCAGCACGGTCAGGGCGGCTTGTGGATATCCGACTGGTTCACCCATGTCTCCCGTCATGCCGATGACCTCGCCGTGATCCATTCGTGCGCCTCCAGCGGCATCAATCACGCGGGCGGTGTGTGCTCGATGAACACCGGTTCCCTCTTTGGTGGCCGCCCTTCGCTCGGTGCCTGGGCCTCTTACGGACTCGGCACGGAGAACAAAAATCTGCCCGCGTTTGTCGTCATCAAAGACAGTGAGGCCACGGTCGTGAACGGTGTGCGCAACTGGGGCAACGGCTTCATGCCAGCCGTGTATCAGGGAGTGGAGTTTCACTCCGACGGCACACCGATCAAATACTTGGACAACCCCAAAGGCGTGGATCGCCGCGAGCAGCGCGAAAAGCTCGATCTGCTAGGTGCGCTTGATCGTGATTTCAACGCCAGCCGCGCCAGCAACACCGAACTGGAGGCGCGCATCCGGGGCTTCGAACTCGCTTACCAGATGCAGGCCGAAGCGCCCGGCGCGGTTGATTTGACCAAGGAAACCGAGACCACGAAAAAGCTCTATGGCATGGACGACGAGGCTACCGCCACCTTTGGCCGCAACTGTCTTCTCGCCCGCCGTCTCGTGGAAACTGGCGTGCGCTTCGTTCAGCTCTACAGCGGTGCCGGCAGCAAGTGGGACAGCCACGACGGGATCGAGGCCAAACACTCGCGGCTCTGCCACTCCGTTGACAAACCCATCGCCGGACTGCTGACGGATCTCAAGGCGC
Above is a genomic segment from Prosthecobacter sp. containing:
- a CDS encoding PSD1 and planctomycete cytochrome C domain-containing protein, whose amino-acid sequence is MAATTTVAMADDDAQRVALAFFEKEVRPVLVNRCHECHSNTKQKGGLRVDHIGYLKSGGDTGPALVPGKPEKSALIEAVRYANDDFQMPPKKKLPDAEIAILEKWIKMGAPWPDDALKKVVVTEGGFTEEQRKYWFFQPVAKVSPPQAGGQWARNDLDRFIAEKRDERKLTPAPEADRHELARRVYFDLHGLPPTKDQMDAFVNDKDPRAYEKLVDALLASPRYGERWAQHWLDLVRYAESDGYNQDAYRPHAWPYRDYVIQSFNDDKPYDQFVREQLAGDEIAPDDPAVLVATAFLRHPVYEYNLRDVRGQWDLILTDMTDTAGELFLGLSMGCARCHNHKFDPILQKDYYRLRAFFTPVHWRDDLKLATPAEKKAFDEQEARWEAATAEIRAKMDALTKPDIDARVKTWRVSFTEDLQAMTFKPADQRDALEKQLAGLCERQLDFARGSFDPMKDIKSEEAKAEYKALKDELNKFQHLKPKPLADAFVATDAGPEAPANRLMTRKGDLAIEPGFLAIVDPKPPKITPTQTSTGRRRALADWITRADNPLSTRVIVNRVWQYHFGRGIVSSASEFGTLGEPPSHPELLDFLTAKFVAGGWHFKALHREIMLSATYRQTARREPDETAAKVDPANRYLWRFNPRRLDAEQVRDAMLAVSGELDLTAGGPASDGNGTRRSVYTRKKRNSPNDLLLALDMPAGFASTAERQSTTTPTQALQLLNGDWVRARARKLASSVKGIDDVWLAVLGRLPTEKERATANAFLQTQMGRAKPAAPGTEVAESGDSGRGFKFNSPHERLLVRASEREGDEFTVESIVKLDSVDVNAELRTLVSHWDGGKASLESFGWSIDVTGQKSRYKPRNILMQLVGEDENANIGYQVVASDIHIEVGRRYHIAVQVSSARHSVTFTVRDLDTPGAAAQSAVVPMDRLSKISQGASPIFLGGLSKRTPTRQWDGQIEALRIVAGHTADNALNTDPEKWNAGLFIWRAADPPSSQFTWSGADSQAAQDDDPLLKAMTGLCQMLLTTNQFFYLH
- a CDS encoding DUF1501 domain-containing protein produces the protein MHCHRYDLPTSRRDFLQTAGCGFGAVALAALMGDEAKAAPVRLPQRAARAKSVIFLFMEGGPSHLDTFDHKPLLNRLAGQSLPASFKTPLTAAGEAKSPLLECKRTWKQHGQGGLWISDWFTHVSRHADDLAVIHSCASSGINHAGGVCSMNTGSLFGGRPSLGAWASYGLGTENKNLPAFVVIKDSEATVVNGVRNWGNGFMPAVYQGVEFHSDGTPIKYLDNPKGVDRREQREKLDLLGALDRDFNASRASNTELEARIRGFELAYQMQAEAPGAVDLTKETETTKKLYGMDDEATATFGRNCLLARRLVETGVRFVQLYSGAGSKWDSHDGIEAKHSRLCHSVDKPIAGLLTDLKARGLLEETLVIWGGEFGRTPMSEKGDGRDHNPTGFTMWMAGGGVQGGRTHGATDELGLYAVEDRLHVHDIHATILHLLGIDHTRLIYPHMGRPERIDQNEGHPFTKLLGA